A region from the Lolium perenne isolate Kyuss_39 chromosome 4, Kyuss_2.0, whole genome shotgun sequence genome encodes:
- the LOC127294021 gene encoding uncharacterized protein translates to MAAITTTTAPSSFRISSSPPPTTSTPRTNLTFHARNRCHSRLACRATDVSGAEPSAPPETGGGRTWVPVVPLAALPRGERRVIVQDGDEILLLWYKDEVFAIENRSPAEGAYSEGLLNAKLTQDGCIMCPSTDSTFDLRTGEIKEWYPKNPVLRALTPVLRKLFIYPAKTDGENIYISIRGAGASVGSAEILFSGKAQPGSTASDVNIEEVRMVVDEGVGGFGFTPYNELINGRAAIIGFLLLIDFELLTGKGLLRGTGLLDFIYAISRAFS, encoded by the exons ATGGcggccatcaccaccaccaccgcgccCTCCTCCTTCCGCATCTCCTCCTCACCACCACCAACAACCTCTACCCCCCGTACCAACCTCACCTTCCACGCGCGCAACCGCTGCCACTCCAGGCTCGCCTGCCGTGCCACCGATGTGTCCGGGGCCGAGCCCTCCGCGCCGCCCGAGACCGGAGGCGGCCGCACCTGGGTACCGGTCGTGCCGCTCGCGGCGCTCCCGCGGGGGGAGCGCCGGGTGATCGTGCAGGACGGGGACGAGATCCTGCTTCTCTGGTACAAAGATGAAGTCTTTGCCATCGAGAACCGCTCCCCGGCCGAGGGCGCATACTCGGAGGGCCTCCTCAACGCCAAGCTCACGCAG GACGGTTGCATCATGTGCCCATCAACAGATAGTACATTTGATCTTCGCACTGGGGAAATAAAAGAATGGTACCCCAAAAACCCTGTTTTAAGGGCTCTAACACCTGTTCTGCGAAAACTATTCATCTACCCTGCGAAAACCGATGGAGAAAATATATACATCAGCATTAGGGGAGCTGGTGCCTCTGTTGGATCAGCTGAGATTTTGTTCAGTGGGAAAGCTCAACCTGGCAGTACAGCATCTGATGTTAACATCGAAGAG GTGAGAATGGTAGTTGATGAAGGTGTTGGAGGTTTTGGTTTCACCCCTTACAATGAACTTATCAACGGAAGAGCTGCCATAATTGGCTTTCTATTGCTGATAGATTTTGAACTTTTAACTGGTAAAGGCCTTCTCAGGGGAACTGGTTTGTTGGACTTCATCTATGCAATTTCAAGAGCTTTCAGCTGA